Genomic DNA from Corallococcus macrosporus:
CGGTTTCCGCCATGAAGTGCACACCGCAGAAAACGATGACGTCGGCTTCGGTCCGCGCCGCGGCCTGCGCCAGCGCCAGGCTGTCACCGACGAAGTCGGCCACGTCCTGCACCTCGCTCTCCTGGTAGTAGTGCGCCAGGATGACCGCGTTCATGGAGCGCTTCAGCTCCCGGATGCCCGCCTCGTAATCGACCGTCTCGCCCATGGGGGGCCTCCTCGTCGCCCGCGCATTCTGTAACGGCGTCCGGGCCCGGGAGCCAGCGCGCGCGCCCGCATCCAATCCGCGCGTCCTACCCACCAAGGGGTCCCGGATGACCGCGCGTCTTTAACCTATTCCGAAAAGTCTCTTACCCCCGCGTACATCACCTAATCCGTGGGAGCAGGTAAAGTACGCGCTGGTTGTTCGTCGGCGGCTCACCGGGAAGGCGTCTCAGCGCGGAACCCGCTGGCAACAGAGAGAGCACCAGGCTCGGACACTCAAGACATGTGGATGGCGGGAACGGGGCGCGTGCGAGCCCCGCGTCGACGGGAATGGCGCCATGCACGGGCGCCGGTGTGGCTCTTGCGCGTCGGGAAAAATCCATGAGCGTGCCGACTCACGAAGTCCTCATCGTCCACCCCAACGAGCTGCGCCGCAACGCGCTGAAGTCCGCGTTGGGAGCGCACCGGGTCTCGGTGGTGGGCTCACAGCTGGAAGCCACGCGGCGCATGGAGGCATCCGTGCCCACGCTGATCATCGCGCCCGCGGACAACGCGCGACGCTTCCTGCGCCACGTGGACCGCGCCGCGCCGGAGGCCGTCTGCGTGTTCGTCTGCGCGCGGTCGGATCAGCACGGCCTGGAGGAGCTGGTGGAGACGGCCGCGGAGGGGCACGTCTTCAGCACGGTGGATGACGCGCTCAGCGAAGGCGAACTGAGCACGCGGCTGCGCGACATCCTCCAGCTGCGCGCCTCCACGCGCGTGGTGCTGGACGCCGGCATGCGCGTGGACTTCCTCTTGCGCGACCGGCCCTTCAGCGCGGAGTGCCAGGACCTGGGCCACTTCGGCGCGGCGCTCCTGGTGCCCATGGACGCGTTGATGGCGGCCTTCCTTCCGGGCACGCCCCTGGACTCGCTGTCCATGGTGCGCGACGGCCGGCCGGTGCTGCACGTGGCCCGCGCCTACGTGCGCCACGCCACCCCCGTGCAGCAGGGGGCGCACGCGTTCCTGCGCGTGGGCATCTCCTGGCGGCCCGCCCCGGAGGAGACCACGGCCGCCCCGCCGCGCACGCTGAGGGACGCGGTGGCGGTGCAGGCCGCGCTGCGCAAGGCGCTGCGGCGCGAGCTGCCCGTGTGGCTGCACCCGCCGGACAGCCAGACGGCGCACTTCCGGTTGGAGTCCGCCACGGTGGAGTCGTGCGACGAGCGCGGCCTGCTGCGCGGGCGGGTGTCCCAGGCGCTGCCCGCGAGCGTGGGAGAGGTGGTCCACCTGTCCTTCGAGATGGGCGGCCAGCGCTACCGGGGCGTCACCAGCATGCTCCACGTCGGGCATGACGGCGTGGCCCTGGGGATGCCCCGCGCGCTGGCGGTGGAGAACCGGCGCGGGCAGCAGCGCTTCCGCCCCAGCGCGCACCACCGCTTCCTCGTGCGCTTCACCTCGCCGTTCAGCGGCCAGCGCATCACCCGCGCGGTGCTGGACCTGGGCGCGCGCGGGTTCGCCTTCCCCATCGACGCGTCGTGCGAGGTGCTGCCCGTGGGCTCGCACCTGGACACCACGCTGCTGCTCCCGGATGGCTCGGAGGTGGCGTGCCGCGTGGAGGTGCGCTCGGTGGACGTGGTCCCCTTCGAGTCGCGGCATGATCAGCGCCTGCGCCCCTACCGCTGCGGCGTGCGCATCCTGGACATGCCGCGCGCGGTGCGCGACGCCATCGTGGACGCGTTCGTGTCCGCGCGGGCGCCGCAGGTGCGCGACGGCGCGGTGTTCCGCTTCCCGGACCTGTGGCGGATGATGGAGGACGCCCACTACACGTTCCACCCGGACCACCCCTTCGGCGAGGAGTCCCGCGTGCTGCCCGTGCTGGAGGCCACGCACGAGCGGCTGAGCCGCGCGCGGGAGCTGGGGCGCTCGCTCGTCTTCACGGATTCACACCGGCTGCTGGGGCACGTCAACGGCCTGCGCATGTACTCCGGCACATGGCTGGTGCAGCACCTGGCCGTGATGCCCGGCTTCCGCCGCAGCGAGCAGGTCTCCAACGACCTCACGTCGCTCGCGGTGGAGGTCGGCGAGGCGATGGAGGACGTGGAGTTCATCCGCTACATGTGGCGCACCGACAACCGCTGGCCGCACCGGCTGGGCACGTGGCTGGCGCGCGTGCTGGAGGGCCAGGGGCTGTGCCACCTGCGCCAGTTCCACTACCTGCGCGCGGACCTGGCCCAGAAGTCCGCCGGGGACCTGACGGCGCTGCCCTCCGTGCGCGAGGCGGGCCCGGAGGACCGCCAGTGGCTGGAGTCGTACCTGCGCCGCCGGGGGGAGATGGTGCGCCTGCTCAGCGAGGACCTGCGCGCGGACCCTGGCGCGGAGGCCGTCCTGGGTGAGCGCTTCCGGGCGGCGGGACTGCACCGGGAGCGGCGGATGTTCGTGGTGGAAGGCGAATCGGGGCCGCTCGCGCTCGCGCTCCAGGACGAGGCCACGCCGGGCCTGAGCCTCATCGAGGTCACCAACGGCTTCAACCTCGTGGTGCCGGACCGGGAGCACCCTCGAGCGCAGGCCGCGGTGACGGCGCTGGCGCTCCGGTGCATGGCGCACGCGCGCGAGCGGGGCCGGCGCTCGGCGCTGGGGCTGGTGGACGCGCTGGACGTGCCGGTGCTGCGCGAGCTGGGCTTCGTGGACCAGGGCCGCTTCTCCGAGTGGACCTTCCACCGCTCCATGGTGCGCCGCTGGTGCGAGGCGTGGCGCTCGCTGTTCGAGCGGCAGATGCCCATGCGCAAGACGAAGCACCGGGCCGCCGTGCCGGCCGCGGCGCAGGTTCCGAACCAGGAGGCGCGGTGATGTACCTGATGGAATCCGCGGACGAGTCCCGCCGCCTGCTGGAACAGGAGCAGTCCCAGGACACGCGCGCCGTGCTCCGCCGCACGGGCCTCAAGCCGGGGGACCGGGTGCTCGACGCCGGCTGTGGCCCCGGCGGCATCGCGGAGCTGATGGCGGAGCTGGTGGGGGAGGGCGGCCACGTCACCGGCGTGGACCTGCACGAGGGCCGCGTCGCGGAGGCCCGGGCGCGCAACGCCCACCGGCCGCACCTGACGTTCCTCCGGGCGGACGTGCGCACCACGGGCCTGCCGCCGGACGCGTTCGACTACGCGTGGAGCCAGTACGTCTTCGAGTACCTGCCGGACCGGCACGTCGCGCTCGCGGAGCTCATCCGCGTGACGCGGCCCGGGGGGCGCGTGGTGGTGTCCGACATCGACGGGCTGGGCTTCCAGAACTGGCCCTTCCCGGAGCACCTGCGCGCGGGCACCCAGCGCATCGTGGAGGCCCTGGCGACGCGCGGCTTCGACCTGTACGTGGGCCGCAAGCTCTTCTCCGAGTTCCGCCGCGCGGGCCTCGCCGACGTGCGCGTGCACCTGATGCCCTTCTACCTCTCTTCCGGCGCGGCGGAGGCGCGGCTTGTGCGCGACTGGAAGACGCGCTTCGAGGCCCTGGCGCCGGTGGGCGCGGCGGCCTTCGGCAGCCAGGCGGCCTACCAGTCGCACTGCGACGACTTCCTGGCCATGCTCGAGGACCCGGAGGGATTGAAGTACGCGGTGACGCTGGTCACCGAAGGAACGAAACCGTGACCGCACGCCTGCCGGCGGTAAAGGTCCAGGACGTGTCACCGGACAACGCCCCCGAGGTGAGCGTCCGCGCCACGTCCACGCTGCTGCTCTACTTCGAGCACCGCTACGGCGCGGAGCGGCTGGCCAAGGTGTGGCGCGACCACGGCTTCACCCTGGGCCTGGAGTACATGCGCCAGCCCACCAACTACGTCTCGCTGCGCTTCCTGGAGCGCGTGGCGGCGGCGCTGCGCGAGGAGTCCGGCGACTCGCGCTTCATGCGCGAGGCGGGCCTGTTCACCGCGTCGCCGCAGGCGCTGGGCTTCGTCTTCTACATGCTGCGCGCCTTTGGCTCGCCCAAGGCCTGCTACAAACAGACCATCGACTTCTCCCCCAGCTACAACCGGGTGGGGACGTTCGCGGTGGACCTGCTGGAGCACAAGCGGCTCAAGCTGTCCTACCGCAGCAGCATCCCGGAGCAGAACCGCAACATCTGCGAGCTGCGCATGGGCCAGTTCGCGTCCTTCCCCACCATCTGGGGCCTGGCCCCCGCGGAGGTGCGCGAGACGGAGTGCCAGGTGCTGGGCGGCGAGGCGTGCCGCTACCACCTGACGTGGACCGACCCGCCCACGCTCTGGGGCCACTACCTGGGCCTGCTCCTGGGCATGGTGAGCGGCCTGTTGGCCACGCACCTGGGCTGGGGCGACGCGCTCTTCTCCGTGGCGTCGCTGAGCGTGGCCGGCTTCGCGCTGGGCGGCTGGCTGGACCGGCGGCGCGAGCTCAAGCGCAAGGACGAGCTGCTCGCGGCGCAGGCCCAGGCGAACATGGGCTCGCTGCGCGAATTGCAGCAGCGCTACGACGAGGTCTTCGGCAGCAACGTGGCCCTGGAGGACCGCGTCGCGGCGCGCACGCGCGAGCTGTCGGAGGCCAACACGAAGCTGGAGGCGGCGCTCGTCAAGCAGCGCGAGCAGGACCGGCTGAAGACGGAGTTCTTCGACAACGTGAGCCACGAGCTGCGCACGCCGCTCACGCTCATCCTGCTGTCCCTGGACGCGCTCCAGAAGGAGCCGGAGTCGCTGCCCACCGTGGTGCGGCAGCACCTGGTGACGCTGGACCGCAGCACGCAGCGGCTGTTGCGCCTCATCGACAACCTGCTCAACCTGGCCCAGCTGGAGGCGGGCAAGGTGCGCCTGCGCTACCAGCCGCTGGAGCTGCACGCGTTCCTGTCCTCGCAACTGCTGCCCTTCCGCACCGTGGCGGAGAAGCAGGGGCTGACGCTCACGCTGGAGGGCGGGCCGGTGTCCCCGGTGCACGTGGACTCGGAGCGCATCGAAGGCGTGTTCCACAACCTGGTCTCCAACGCGCTCAAGTTCACGCCGTCCGGCGGCACCATCACGGTGCGCGTGCGGGAGGACGACACGGACGTGCACGTGGAGGTGGTGGACACCGGGCAGGGCATGGCGCCCGCGGACCTGGCCGTCATCTTCGACCGCTTCGCCCAGGCGGACACGTCCGGCACGCGGCGCTTCGGGGGCAGCGGCATCGGACTCGCGCTGGTGAAGGAGACGCTGGAGCTGCACTCGGGCGGCATCGAGGTGTCGAGCACGCCGGGGCAGGGGAGCAGCTTCCGCGTGCGGCTGCCCAAGGGCACGCAGCACCTGCGCGAGGACCTGCGCGAGCGCCGCGCCACGGACCTGCCCACGCGCCGCGAGCGCCGCAGCTCCGGCCGCTTCGCCACCGTGCTGGCCGCCACCGTCGCCGGGGCGCAGCGCCCCACGGAGCCGCAGGACCACACGCGCGCGGACGCGAAGGCCCCGCGCATCCTGGTGGTGGAGGACGACGCGGAGATCCGCGCCTTCATCGCGGACATCCTCGCGCCGGGCTACCGCGTGCTGGAGGCCACCAACGGCGAAGAGGGCGTGCGCCGCGCGCTGGAGGAGCGGCCGGACCTGGTGGTGTCGGACGTGATGATGCCGGTGCTGTCCGGCCTGAACCTCCTGGCGCAGCTGCGCTCCCACGCGCAGACGGTGGACCTGCCCGTCATCCTGCTCACCGCGCGCCAGGAGGTGTCCGCCAAGGTGGAGGCCCTGGGCGCGGGCGCCAATGACTACCTGGGCAAGCCCTTCAGCCCGCGCGAGCTGCTGGCGCGCGTGGAGACGCAGTTGCGCCTGCGCGAGGCGGCCGTGCGCGCGGCGGAGAACGAGCGGCTGGCGGCCATCGGCCTGCTCACCTCCGGCTTCGCGCACGAAGTCCGCAACCCGCTCAACGGGCTGATGAACGCGCTCATCCCGCTCAAGGACGTCGTGCAGGGGAAGCAGACGGGCGGCGACCCCAACCTGGGCCCGGCGATGCTGGAGGTGATGGAGGAGTGCGGTCAGCGGATCCGCCACCTGGCGGAGTCGCTGTTGTCCTTCGTGCGCACGGCGGAGAAGCCCGTGGCGGTGCGGCTGGACGCGGCGCTCGACTCCACGCTCAGCGTGCTGGGCTGGCGCATCCCGCCGGGCGTCGTGGTGGAGCGCACGTACCAGTGCGCGGAGCCCATCTGGGGCGACCCCGGCACCCTCAACCAGGTGTGGCTCAACCTGCTGGACAACGCCGTGCGCGCGGTGGGCGACACCGGCCGCGTGCAGGTGGAGACGGCGCAGCAGGGCGACGAGGCGCTCGTCACCATCGTGGACACCGGCGTGGGCATCCGGCCGGAGGACCTGGAGCGGCTCTTCCAGCCCTTCTTCTCCACGCGCGCGGCGGGCGAGGGCACCGGCCTGGGCCTGGCGCTCAGCCGCCGCATCGTCCTGCAGCATGGCGGGCGCATCCTCATCACCAGCCAGATGGGCAAGGGCACGCGGGTGGAGGTGCGGCTGCCCTTGCGTCCGGCGCACGCGGAGCCCCTGGCCTCCACCCCCACCACGGGTGCGAGTCGCGGCCGGTGGTCGCGGCGCATCGGCTGACGCGCCCGGCCACGAAATGGGAGGGCGCGGGGGGCTGACGGGCCGCTCGCGCAGGGGACGGGAATTCCCAAGGACGCGGGGTGTCCTCTGTCCTCGCCCAAGGCGTGACTCCTGTTACAGTCGCGCGACTTTTCGTTTCCCCTCCCAG
This window encodes:
- a CDS encoding PilZ domain-containing protein, with product MSVPTHEVLIVHPNELRRNALKSALGAHRVSVVGSQLEATRRMEASVPTLIIAPADNARRFLRHVDRAAPEAVCVFVCARSDQHGLEELVETAAEGHVFSTVDDALSEGELSTRLRDILQLRASTRVVLDAGMRVDFLLRDRPFSAECQDLGHFGAALLVPMDALMAAFLPGTPLDSLSMVRDGRPVLHVARAYVRHATPVQQGAHAFLRVGISWRPAPEETTAAPPRTLRDAVAVQAALRKALRRELPVWLHPPDSQTAHFRLESATVESCDERGLLRGRVSQALPASVGEVVHLSFEMGGQRYRGVTSMLHVGHDGVALGMPRALAVENRRGQQRFRPSAHHRFLVRFTSPFSGQRITRAVLDLGARGFAFPIDASCEVLPVGSHLDTTLLLPDGSEVACRVEVRSVDVVPFESRHDQRLRPYRCGVRILDMPRAVRDAIVDAFVSARAPQVRDGAVFRFPDLWRMMEDAHYTFHPDHPFGEESRVLPVLEATHERLSRARELGRSLVFTDSHRLLGHVNGLRMYSGTWLVQHLAVMPGFRRSEQVSNDLTSLAVEVGEAMEDVEFIRYMWRTDNRWPHRLGTWLARVLEGQGLCHLRQFHYLRADLAQKSAGDLTALPSVREAGPEDRQWLESYLRRRGEMVRLLSEDLRADPGAEAVLGERFRAAGLHRERRMFVVEGESGPLALALQDEATPGLSLIEVTNGFNLVVPDREHPRAQAAVTALALRCMAHARERGRRSALGLVDALDVPVLRELGFVDQGRFSEWTFHRSMVRRWCEAWRSLFERQMPMRKTKHRAAVPAAAQVPNQEAR
- a CDS encoding methyltransferase domain-containing protein, which encodes MYLMESADESRRLLEQEQSQDTRAVLRRTGLKPGDRVLDAGCGPGGIAELMAELVGEGGHVTGVDLHEGRVAEARARNAHRPHLTFLRADVRTTGLPPDAFDYAWSQYVFEYLPDRHVALAELIRVTRPGGRVVVSDIDGLGFQNWPFPEHLRAGTQRIVEALATRGFDLYVGRKLFSEFRRAGLADVRVHLMPFYLSSGAAEARLVRDWKTRFEALAPVGAAAFGSQAAYQSHCDDFLAMLEDPEGLKYAVTLVTEGTKP
- a CDS encoding ATP-binding protein; this translates as MTARLPAVKVQDVSPDNAPEVSVRATSTLLLYFEHRYGAERLAKVWRDHGFTLGLEYMRQPTNYVSLRFLERVAAALREESGDSRFMREAGLFTASPQALGFVFYMLRAFGSPKACYKQTIDFSPSYNRVGTFAVDLLEHKRLKLSYRSSIPEQNRNICELRMGQFASFPTIWGLAPAEVRETECQVLGGEACRYHLTWTDPPTLWGHYLGLLLGMVSGLLATHLGWGDALFSVASLSVAGFALGGWLDRRRELKRKDELLAAQAQANMGSLRELQQRYDEVFGSNVALEDRVAARTRELSEANTKLEAALVKQREQDRLKTEFFDNVSHELRTPLTLILLSLDALQKEPESLPTVVRQHLVTLDRSTQRLLRLIDNLLNLAQLEAGKVRLRYQPLELHAFLSSQLLPFRTVAEKQGLTLTLEGGPVSPVHVDSERIEGVFHNLVSNALKFTPSGGTITVRVREDDTDVHVEVVDTGQGMAPADLAVIFDRFAQADTSGTRRFGGSGIGLALVKETLELHSGGIEVSSTPGQGSSFRVRLPKGTQHLREDLRERRATDLPTRRERRSSGRFATVLAATVAGAQRPTEPQDHTRADAKAPRILVVEDDAEIRAFIADILAPGYRVLEATNGEEGVRRALEERPDLVVSDVMMPVLSGLNLLAQLRSHAQTVDLPVILLTARQEVSAKVEALGAGANDYLGKPFSPRELLARVETQLRLREAAVRAAENERLAAIGLLTSGFAHEVRNPLNGLMNALIPLKDVVQGKQTGGDPNLGPAMLEVMEECGQRIRHLAESLLSFVRTAEKPVAVRLDAALDSTLSVLGWRIPPGVVVERTYQCAEPIWGDPGTLNQVWLNLLDNAVRAVGDTGRVQVETAQQGDEALVTIVDTGVGIRPEDLERLFQPFFSTRAAGEGTGLGLALSRRIVLQHGGRILITSQMGKGTRVEVRLPLRPAHAEPLASTPTTGASRGRWSRRIG